One genomic segment of Tursiops truncatus isolate mTurTru1 chromosome 11, mTurTru1.mat.Y, whole genome shotgun sequence includes these proteins:
- the KRR1 gene encoding KRR1 small subunit processome component homolog isoform X2: MASSKQDGQAAASRKSEFRSQKPKPESRDESELLTVPDGWKEPAFSKEDNPRGLLEESSFATLFPKYREAYLKECWPLVQKALSEHHVNATLDLIEGSMTVCTTKKTFDPYIIIRARDLIKLLARSVSFEQAVRILQDDVACDIIKIGSLVRNKERFVKRRQRLIGPKGSTLKALELLTNCYIMVQGNTVSAIGPFSGLKETLMIKRELAKDSELRSQSWERFLPQFKHKNVNKRKEPKKKTVKKEYTPFPPPQPESQIDKELATGEYFLKASQKRRQKMEAIKAKQAEALSRRQEERNKAFIPPKEKPVVKPKEASTETKIDVAAIKEKVKKAKSKKLGALTAEEVKLKMAADEKKKKKKK, encoded by the exons ATGGCGTCCTCCAAGCAGGACGGACAAGCTGCAGCGTCTAGGAAAAGTGAATTTCGTAGCCAGAAGCCGAAGCCGGAGAGCCGAG ATGAATCAGAACTCCTCACTGTTCCTGATGGTTGGAAGGAGCCAgctttttccaaagaggacaatCCCAGAGGACTCTTGGAGGAGAGCAGTTTTGCAACTTTGTTTCCAAAATATAGAGAGGCTTACTTGAAAGAGTGCTGGCCATTGGTACAGAAAGCCTTGAGTGAACAT CATGTTAATGCAACCCTGGACCTGATCGAGGGCAGCATGACTGTCTGTACAACAAAGAAGACATTTGATCCATATATCATCATTAGGGCCAGAGACCTAATAAAACTGTTAGCAAGGAGTGTTTCATTTGAACAG gCAGTACGAATTCTTCAGGATGATGTTGCATGTGACATCATTAAAATAGGTTCTTtagtaagaaataaagaaagatttGTAAAAAGGAGACAACGGCTTATTGGTCCCAAAGGATCTACGTTGAAG GCGTTGGAACTCTTAACAAACTGTTACATTATGGTACAGGGAAACACGGTTTCAGCCATTGGACcttttagtggcttaaaagag ACCTTAATGATTAAACGGGAGTTGGCGAAAGATTCTGAGTTAAGATCACAGAGTTGGGAAAGATTTTTGCCACAGTtcaagcacaaaaatgtgaataaacGCAAGGaaccaaagaagaaaactgtTAAGAAGGAGTATACACCATTCCCACCACCACAGCCAGAAAGTCAG ATTGATAAAGAATTGGCTACTGGTGAATACTTTCTGAAGGCAAGTcaaaagaggagacagaaaatggaAGCAATAAAG GCTAAACAAGCAGAAGCTCTTAGTAGGAGacaagaggaaagaaacaaagcGTTTATTCCACCTAAAGAAAAACCAGTTGTGAAACCTAAGGAAG ctTCTACTGAAACTAAAATTGATGTGGCAGCCATCAAGGAAAAGGTTAAGAAAGCGAAGAGTAAGAAACTGGGAGCCCTTACAGCTGAAGAAGTTAAGCTTAAAATGGCagcagatgaaaagaaaaagaagaaaaaaaagtaa
- the KRR1 gene encoding KRR1 small subunit processome component homolog isoform X1, whose amino-acid sequence MASSKQDGQAAASRKSEFRSQKPKPESRDESELLTVPDGWKEPAFSKEDNPRGLLEESSFATLFPKYREAYLKECWPLVQKALSEHHVNATLDLIEGSMTVCTTKKTFDPYIIIRARDLIKLLARSVSFEQAVRILQDDVACDIIKIGSLVRNKERFVKRRQRLIGPKGSTLKALELLTNCYIMVQGNTVSAIGPFSGLKEVRKVVLDTMKNIHPIYNIKTLMIKRELAKDSELRSQSWERFLPQFKHKNVNKRKEPKKKTVKKEYTPFPPPQPESQIDKELATGEYFLKASQKRRQKMEAIKAKQAEALSRRQEERNKAFIPPKEKPVVKPKEASTETKIDVAAIKEKVKKAKSKKLGALTAEEVKLKMAADEKKKKKKK is encoded by the exons ATGGCGTCCTCCAAGCAGGACGGACAAGCTGCAGCGTCTAGGAAAAGTGAATTTCGTAGCCAGAAGCCGAAGCCGGAGAGCCGAG ATGAATCAGAACTCCTCACTGTTCCTGATGGTTGGAAGGAGCCAgctttttccaaagaggacaatCCCAGAGGACTCTTGGAGGAGAGCAGTTTTGCAACTTTGTTTCCAAAATATAGAGAGGCTTACTTGAAAGAGTGCTGGCCATTGGTACAGAAAGCCTTGAGTGAACAT CATGTTAATGCAACCCTGGACCTGATCGAGGGCAGCATGACTGTCTGTACAACAAAGAAGACATTTGATCCATATATCATCATTAGGGCCAGAGACCTAATAAAACTGTTAGCAAGGAGTGTTTCATTTGAACAG gCAGTACGAATTCTTCAGGATGATGTTGCATGTGACATCATTAAAATAGGTTCTTtagtaagaaataaagaaagatttGTAAAAAGGAGACAACGGCTTATTGGTCCCAAAGGATCTACGTTGAAG GCGTTGGAACTCTTAACAAACTGTTACATTATGGTACAGGGAAACACGGTTTCAGCCATTGGACcttttagtggcttaaaagag GTTCGAAAAGTAGTCCTAGACACTATGAAGAATATTCATCCAATTTATAACATTAAA ACCTTAATGATTAAACGGGAGTTGGCGAAAGATTCTGAGTTAAGATCACAGAGTTGGGAAAGATTTTTGCCACAGTtcaagcacaaaaatgtgaataaacGCAAGGaaccaaagaagaaaactgtTAAGAAGGAGTATACACCATTCCCACCACCACAGCCAGAAAGTCAG ATTGATAAAGAATTGGCTACTGGTGAATACTTTCTGAAGGCAAGTcaaaagaggagacagaaaatggaAGCAATAAAG GCTAAACAAGCAGAAGCTCTTAGTAGGAGacaagaggaaagaaacaaagcGTTTATTCCACCTAAAGAAAAACCAGTTGTGAAACCTAAGGAAG ctTCTACTGAAACTAAAATTGATGTGGCAGCCATCAAGGAAAAGGTTAAGAAAGCGAAGAGTAAGAAACTGGGAGCCCTTACAGCTGAAGAAGTTAAGCTTAAAATGGCagcagatgaaaagaaaaagaagaaaaaaaagtaa
- the KRR1 gene encoding KRR1 small subunit processome component homolog isoform X3: MASSKQDGQAAASRKSEFRSQKPKPESRDESELLTVPDGWKEPAFSKEDNPRGLLEESSFATLFPKYREAYLKECWPLVQKALSEHHVNATLDLIEGSMTVCTTKKTFDPYIIIRARDLIKLLARSVSFEQAVRILQDDVACDIIKIGSLVRNKERFVKRRQRLIGPKGSTLKVRKVVLDTMKNIHPIYNIKTLMIKRELAKDSELRSQSWERFLPQFKHKNVNKRKEPKKKTVKKEYTPFPPPQPESQIDKELATGEYFLKASQKRRQKMEAIKAKQAEALSRRQEERNKAFIPPKEKPVVKPKEASTETKIDVAAIKEKVKKAKSKKLGALTAEEVKLKMAADEKKKKKKK, from the exons ATGGCGTCCTCCAAGCAGGACGGACAAGCTGCAGCGTCTAGGAAAAGTGAATTTCGTAGCCAGAAGCCGAAGCCGGAGAGCCGAG ATGAATCAGAACTCCTCACTGTTCCTGATGGTTGGAAGGAGCCAgctttttccaaagaggacaatCCCAGAGGACTCTTGGAGGAGAGCAGTTTTGCAACTTTGTTTCCAAAATATAGAGAGGCTTACTTGAAAGAGTGCTGGCCATTGGTACAGAAAGCCTTGAGTGAACAT CATGTTAATGCAACCCTGGACCTGATCGAGGGCAGCATGACTGTCTGTACAACAAAGAAGACATTTGATCCATATATCATCATTAGGGCCAGAGACCTAATAAAACTGTTAGCAAGGAGTGTTTCATTTGAACAG gCAGTACGAATTCTTCAGGATGATGTTGCATGTGACATCATTAAAATAGGTTCTTtagtaagaaataaagaaagatttGTAAAAAGGAGACAACGGCTTATTGGTCCCAAAGGATCTACGTTGAAG GTTCGAAAAGTAGTCCTAGACACTATGAAGAATATTCATCCAATTTATAACATTAAA ACCTTAATGATTAAACGGGAGTTGGCGAAAGATTCTGAGTTAAGATCACAGAGTTGGGAAAGATTTTTGCCACAGTtcaagcacaaaaatgtgaataaacGCAAGGaaccaaagaagaaaactgtTAAGAAGGAGTATACACCATTCCCACCACCACAGCCAGAAAGTCAG ATTGATAAAGAATTGGCTACTGGTGAATACTTTCTGAAGGCAAGTcaaaagaggagacagaaaatggaAGCAATAAAG GCTAAACAAGCAGAAGCTCTTAGTAGGAGacaagaggaaagaaacaaagcGTTTATTCCACCTAAAGAAAAACCAGTTGTGAAACCTAAGGAAG ctTCTACTGAAACTAAAATTGATGTGGCAGCCATCAAGGAAAAGGTTAAGAAAGCGAAGAGTAAGAAACTGGGAGCCCTTACAGCTGAAGAAGTTAAGCTTAAAATGGCagcagatgaaaagaaaaagaagaaaaaaaagtaa
- the KRR1 gene encoding KRR1 small subunit processome component homolog isoform X4, with amino-acid sequence MASSKQDGQAAASRKSEFRSQKPKPESRDESELLTVPDGWKEPAFSKEDNPRGLLEESSFATLFPKYREAYLKECWPLVQKALSEHHVNATLDLIEGSMTVCTTKKTFDPYIIIRARDLIKLLARSVSFEQAVRILQDDVACDIIKIGSLVRNKERFVKRRQRLIGPKGSTLKTLMIKRELAKDSELRSQSWERFLPQFKHKNVNKRKEPKKKTVKKEYTPFPPPQPESQIDKELATGEYFLKASQKRRQKMEAIKAKQAEALSRRQEERNKAFIPPKEKPVVKPKEASTETKIDVAAIKEKVKKAKSKKLGALTAEEVKLKMAADEKKKKKKK; translated from the exons ATGGCGTCCTCCAAGCAGGACGGACAAGCTGCAGCGTCTAGGAAAAGTGAATTTCGTAGCCAGAAGCCGAAGCCGGAGAGCCGAG ATGAATCAGAACTCCTCACTGTTCCTGATGGTTGGAAGGAGCCAgctttttccaaagaggacaatCCCAGAGGACTCTTGGAGGAGAGCAGTTTTGCAACTTTGTTTCCAAAATATAGAGAGGCTTACTTGAAAGAGTGCTGGCCATTGGTACAGAAAGCCTTGAGTGAACAT CATGTTAATGCAACCCTGGACCTGATCGAGGGCAGCATGACTGTCTGTACAACAAAGAAGACATTTGATCCATATATCATCATTAGGGCCAGAGACCTAATAAAACTGTTAGCAAGGAGTGTTTCATTTGAACAG gCAGTACGAATTCTTCAGGATGATGTTGCATGTGACATCATTAAAATAGGTTCTTtagtaagaaataaagaaagatttGTAAAAAGGAGACAACGGCTTATTGGTCCCAAAGGATCTACGTTGAAG ACCTTAATGATTAAACGGGAGTTGGCGAAAGATTCTGAGTTAAGATCACAGAGTTGGGAAAGATTTTTGCCACAGTtcaagcacaaaaatgtgaataaacGCAAGGaaccaaagaagaaaactgtTAAGAAGGAGTATACACCATTCCCACCACCACAGCCAGAAAGTCAG ATTGATAAAGAATTGGCTACTGGTGAATACTTTCTGAAGGCAAGTcaaaagaggagacagaaaatggaAGCAATAAAG GCTAAACAAGCAGAAGCTCTTAGTAGGAGacaagaggaaagaaacaaagcGTTTATTCCACCTAAAGAAAAACCAGTTGTGAAACCTAAGGAAG ctTCTACTGAAACTAAAATTGATGTGGCAGCCATCAAGGAAAAGGTTAAGAAAGCGAAGAGTAAGAAACTGGGAGCCCTTACAGCTGAAGAAGTTAAGCTTAAAATGGCagcagatgaaaagaaaaagaagaaaaaaaagtaa
- the KRR1 gene encoding KRR1 small subunit processome component homolog isoform X5 — translation MASSKQDGQAAASRKSEFRSQKPKPESRDESELLTVPDGWKEPAFSKEDNPRGLLEESSFATLFPKYREAYLKECWPLVQKALSEHHVNATLDLIEGSMTVCTTKKTFDPYIIIRARDLIKLLARSVSFEQVRKVVLDTMKNIHPIYNIKTLMIKRELAKDSELRSQSWERFLPQFKHKNVNKRKEPKKKTVKKEYTPFPPPQPESQIDKELATGEYFLKASQKRRQKMEAIKAKQAEALSRRQEERNKAFIPPKEKPVVKPKEASTETKIDVAAIKEKVKKAKSKKLGALTAEEVKLKMAADEKKKKKKK, via the exons ATGGCGTCCTCCAAGCAGGACGGACAAGCTGCAGCGTCTAGGAAAAGTGAATTTCGTAGCCAGAAGCCGAAGCCGGAGAGCCGAG ATGAATCAGAACTCCTCACTGTTCCTGATGGTTGGAAGGAGCCAgctttttccaaagaggacaatCCCAGAGGACTCTTGGAGGAGAGCAGTTTTGCAACTTTGTTTCCAAAATATAGAGAGGCTTACTTGAAAGAGTGCTGGCCATTGGTACAGAAAGCCTTGAGTGAACAT CATGTTAATGCAACCCTGGACCTGATCGAGGGCAGCATGACTGTCTGTACAACAAAGAAGACATTTGATCCATATATCATCATTAGGGCCAGAGACCTAATAAAACTGTTAGCAAGGAGTGTTTCATTTGAACAG GTTCGAAAAGTAGTCCTAGACACTATGAAGAATATTCATCCAATTTATAACATTAAA ACCTTAATGATTAAACGGGAGTTGGCGAAAGATTCTGAGTTAAGATCACAGAGTTGGGAAAGATTTTTGCCACAGTtcaagcacaaaaatgtgaataaacGCAAGGaaccaaagaagaaaactgtTAAGAAGGAGTATACACCATTCCCACCACCACAGCCAGAAAGTCAG ATTGATAAAGAATTGGCTACTGGTGAATACTTTCTGAAGGCAAGTcaaaagaggagacagaaaatggaAGCAATAAAG GCTAAACAAGCAGAAGCTCTTAGTAGGAGacaagaggaaagaaacaaagcGTTTATTCCACCTAAAGAAAAACCAGTTGTGAAACCTAAGGAAG ctTCTACTGAAACTAAAATTGATGTGGCAGCCATCAAGGAAAAGGTTAAGAAAGCGAAGAGTAAGAAACTGGGAGCCCTTACAGCTGAAGAAGTTAAGCTTAAAATGGCagcagatgaaaagaaaaagaagaaaaaaaagtaa